The stretch of DNA AAACACAGCCCCTCAGTTTTCCTCAAATGCTTGTGCCGGACGTTTGCGCCTTGCGGAGGGGCTGTCTTTGGAGGTTTCCTCCAAAGTTTATACGCCCCGTGCGGCGCGGGGTCTCGGCGCTTTACCCCTTCCCCGTCTTCCATCTGATGACTGAATGATTGATAACTGAAAAAACCCATTCCCTGTTCCCTGTTCCCTATTCCTAGCAAGGGTTTTCAGGGTGTTCACATCAGGCGTAATAGGCAATTTGAAGGATTTGATATCAAAAGTGAGTCTTTGATTTGCCGCTGCAACTTTATGTACCAGGAAGAGAAAGTCGGTATTCCTTATGGAAGAGGGGGTTGCGATAGTTCTCAACGACTTATTCTAATTCCAAGATCAAACTCGGCATTAATCGCTGTAAGTTTTTCAAAGATTTTCCTTGCCAAGGAATAGTATCAGAACCTTTGACAATAACTTGAATTGTTTGTTTTTTACGCAGATTAATAATGAATTTTGACAGCATACTAATGCCAGAACTATTGAGGAATTCAAGTTCTTTAAGATTTAAAATGATTCTTTTCGGTTCCTCTTCGACGATCTGAGATACTAAGTTTGCGATTGGCGTATATTCTGCTATTCCACTCAAACGAAGTGAGCCTTTAAAATAGATAATTGTGTTTTCTGGAGCGTACCGAACTGTATAGTTTTCACCCGTAATTTCCTGAATATCCATCAATCTCAATATTCCTAAGTTCCAAAGTTATTGAATTTAAAAATCTCAAAAGTTTACACGTTCTAGTAATAGAGAAGGAAATTTTTTCTCGATCGATTTCCTCTTTCTTATTTTCTTATAGGAAAGCGATTTTAACAATAACCATCTAATCTCTATTTAGATTGTCAGTTGTACCATTGTTGTAACGGCAAGAGAATCAGCATTTTGGGGGATTTTTTCAAATTTCCAACCTAAATTTGCTAAATAGTCATTTTTCATGGTTAATAGACCCAATCCAGAGGTCATATTATTTTCGTCTTCAGCACTTTTCTCAAGTTGTTGAATATATAATTCTTGGGAATCTGAGTGAATAAACTCATCAATGAATGAGATGAAATTCTCAGATTGCGAAATCGAAAGACTATTGGTTGTAAGAAGCAAGACAGTAACTTTTGTTTCTTCAAGTAAGTGCAGTCCAAACTTAATGGGGTAGTGAATTTGTTCGTTGCTAAATTTCATTGCATTTTCGAGCAACTCGTTGGCGATGAAATTGACTGCACTTTTAATTTCCGCTTGTCGCGCTTGCGTTTGGGGATCGTCATCGGAACCGGGAAAGAACGCAATTAAATAGTCCGCAACAAAATCTGCGGATAACCCGTTATTGCGCCAGCGCTGCTGAATTGGAATGGAACTGGGTGAAAAACCAAGGATTAAAAATTCATGATCTTCAGGTATATTTTCTCTGAAATCTCCAAAGATCTGAGTCATAGTCGTTGCATCCTCTCGAAGGATTGATTGCGGGTCAAAAATAAGATTGTCAACGAGTTGTAAGTACCGATGGACTGCCATACGTTTGGGCAATAAAGGGTTGCTAAAGGTTTTTCCCTCTACCGCGATCGCGGTATCGATCGAAGTCCATGCCTATGCTATTCGAGAATGGATAGATTCGTCGAGGATTGTCTCAATTTACTAATTTTTCTCAATGTAAATACAGTGGCGCGTACTTTGCGTTAAGGGAAGCTTTAGGGGTTCGATTGCCGCGATCGCGCCCCCCCATTGATGCAGTCCCGATTCGAGTTCTGCTTGCTCCTGTTCGCTCCAGCGTCCCCGATAGAGGATTGCCGTTCCCCCCAACTTGAGAAAGGGTAATGCGTACTGAGCGCACAAAGAAGCAGTGCCAATGGCTCTGAGCAGGGCGAGATCGTACTTTTGGTGGTGTGGAGGCGCGCGCCCGATTTGCTCGGCTCTACCGAGGAGCGCGATCGCGTTGGCAATGCCTAAGTCTGCAATAAGGCGATCGAGGAAGTGAATTTTTTTGCGAGTGGAATCGAGGAGGGTAATGGAGGAGGTGGGATGCGCGATCGCGTGGGGCAATCCGGGAAATCCCGCACCCGTGCCAATATCAATAACGTTCAAGGCGCAATCCTGCGGAAATCGCGCGAAGACTCCTGCTAAAGAATCCCAAAGATGCTTTTCCCAAAACTCCTTCGGTTCGGTGATGCGGGTTAGGTTCAATTGACGATTGCCTTCTAAAATCTCCTCGTATAACCGTTCCATCAGGTGCGTTTGCTCTGGGGTGGGTTGCCATCCTAATGTGGTTTGCCAAAGGTTATCGAGATTGGGGAGTGCGGGAAGGGAAGATTGAGTCATTTCAGTCATCAGCGCCTGACGGCGAGGCAGAGGGCAGTGGGCAGTAGGCAGATGGGGTAAGCCTACGCCGACAGAGAAAGTGAGAAACTTGTTTAATCCTCATCGTACAAGGGTTTGAGGAACTGAGCGCAATTTTTAGTTTCTGGAGAGTCATCAGTTATCAGTGACAACCGCCTCAAGCGGGTAGCTGGGTATCGGCGATCTTTTTTTCTTTATCCCCTTGAAATTAAGAGACTTGAAACCTCTTTTTTTAGGTTATGCAGAAACAATATTTTGGGGTTTTTTACTCAACAATTCCGTCGGATTGACGGATTCTAAATGACCGTGGCTAATGCGCCAACATCGATCGGCAATTTCGAGTAATTCTCCGGCATCGTGAGTCACAACTAACAGCGTCCAGTGAATTTTGAGTTTTGCGAGTAATTTTACCAATTGACGGCGCATCGACCAATCTAATCCGGCTGTGGGTTCGTCGAGCATGAGCAGGTTGGGTTGACGAATGAGCTGCACGGCGAGGGCAAGGCGGCGCTGTTGTCCGCCACTCAGGGTGTTGGGAGAGGTACTGAAGGATAAATGCTCCAATCCGACTTCTTGGAGTGCTGTTTTCACTTGTTCGGTGCTTAATTCTGGATGTCCCAAGCGCAATTCTTCTAAAATGCTACTGCCGCAGAAGTGGCGTTCGGGGAACTGAAAGACTAAACCTCCCAACCATTGTAAGTCGAGGGAGGTGAGTTCGCGATCGCGCCAAAATAAACCGCCACTGGTGGGTTCTGCCAGTCCGGAGAGGAGTTCGAGAAGTGTCGATTTTCCCGAACCGCTTGGCCCGATCACTAACCCTAGTTCCTGGGGAGCGAGCTGGAGATCGATGCCTTTAAGAATGGGTTCTGGGGTAGCGGGAGGGTGATAGACCAGGTTTTTAAGATAGAGCATTCAACAACGATAGGGGCATTGTGAGAGCAATTCTCATTCGACCTTAACATTATTTTTAGGAAGCAGCCGCGATCGCGGACAGAACTAGGATTGGCTGAGGTCGCTTTCTGTTGCTGGAGAGAGGGGCAAGCGTTTGTATTTTAGGAAGAACCCTGTAGTAATCAAAAGCGCGATCGCGATCGCGCCCCAAGCCAAATAACTCGGCAGCCAAAACACCGCTTCAATCCCATTCACTTCCCCCGCTTGCAACTGCCATATCAACTGATTCCCATTCTTGCGAACCAGTGGCGCGACGCTGCCACTCTCGCTAGGAATATTCTTCGCACCCCAAGGCGCGGTTAAGCTAAAATCGAGGTCGAGCAAGGATTCTGGACTGACGATTAACGCCCCATCCTCAGAAAGCACCCCCAAACCCCGCAAATCGATGGTCAGTTGCAAGCGATCGCGCTCAAACAACAGCCAGTTACTCTGATTGAGTTGCATTCGGGATTGCACCCGAACAAATCCAACTTCCCGATCGCGCGTGGTTGAGGGTTGTCGATTGGGGCTAAAAAAGCGATTGAATTTTTCAACCAATTCCTCTCCATTGCTAAAAGGAATCGTCACCACCATTTCTTGAGCGTCAATGTTTTGCGTCCGCCCTTTCAGCGCCTTAGCGCGGCGCTCAAAAGTATCTAACCATTTTTTCGCCTCAACTTGATTGAAAGCTGTTAGCTGCTCGCCTAGGCGAATATGCTGGACGATCGCGCCCCGATATTGCCCCTTAACGTCGATGCCCACATCGTAGCCGACGCAACCTGAAAGAAACAAAACGGACAGAATCAGAAAGCTAAAGAACGCTAAACGAGAGGGAAAAAAGCGAACTCTACGGCGCAGGCGCGATCGAGGAAATTTCATCAGAGCAGGCTCCTGTGGCAACATCCCAATATTGTGCCTTTTTTTCGGTCATTTCTTCAGTCGTCGTTTGCGGTTTTTAAGATACGCTTAATGTCTATTAGAAGCTAAAGCCCTTACTCTGCGGTAATTTCTTCTGACTCTTCCCTGTTCCCTGTTCCCTATTCCCTTGTCCTAGCAAGGGTTTCAGGGTGTTCGCATCAGGCGTAAGATTTAAAGCGTAATTTGCTTAGATCCCCTTACCCTCTACTTACCACAATCCCCGCACGGGATCGGAGGGCGAGAATAAGAAAGATAGTCCCAATTGACTCAAAAGGGATTTGAAATCGTCCAGATCCGGAAGGTCTAGCCGAAAATCCCGAAACAATCCGGAAAACACCCGAAGGATGCTCTCTAATTCTTCCGTTGTGATGGGTTCGACTTCGCCCAAGGTTCCTTCAGGGCTAATTTTTAGCTTTTCTAAGGCTGCAACAGAGACGGGTTCTTCATCAAGATTTTCTAAGTTCAGTATCTCAACTGACCCTTCTAGCACTTTAATATGCCCTTGATTAATCGCATCTTTTTCCATCAGGTACAGCGTGCCGCGAGTAACCGCGACCACAGAACCGACGCATCCCCTTGCGGGTCCCCCCACAATAGCTCGACCGCGATTGAGTCGCACGCATTGACTGCCAACGATTAAAGAGGAATTGCGGCCAAGGCGAATTCCTGCATTATTATTGAGTCGCAGTGCAACCCGCGCCCGTCCTGTCCGAATTTGTTGACCCCGCCCCGCAGTACTATTTCTTCGGGCTTTTCGGTTTTGGATATATACTTGATCGCTATCGAGAATTTCGACAACCGTTGCTTGGGTGATTTGTTGCGCGATCGCGGGAGTTCGCGGCAGCGCGATCGCGCAGGTTAAACAAAAACTGCAAAGCATCAAGCCCAATAGCCGCACGAAACGGTTTTTATGTCCCATAGTCAATCTCTTTCCGGGGTAGACGTGAGTACAAATATTATCTGAGTAGAGTAATAAAACCTGACCTTAAGGCTTTGTTGGCGTTAGGTCTTTCACTTCTAGCTTAGACGATCGATGGGTGCGATCGCGGGGCAACCGGGCTTTTTTAGAGATGTTTGTCGATCGCGTGGCGATACTCGCTCTTTTGTTTCACGCCTTTTAATTCTTGCACCAATTCCTTATCTTTAAACAGTTGAACCGTTGGCGTTCCGGTGACCTGAGCATTTTGGGCAATCTCCGATTCTGCATCGATATCGATTTCGATAAAGTGAATTTTGCTGTCGTATTCGCCCACGACTTTATTGAGAATGGGTTTGAGGGTATGACAAGGGCCGCAGTTGGGGGAGATGTATTTGACCAAGAGGACGCGATCGCTCTCGTGGAATAATTTACGCAGGGCATAGCCTCCATAGTGGCGCGTTGCATCGAGGGAAAAAGTTTCTTCCGTATCCGCAACAGTCTTCTCTTCTTCTACTGCAATGCACTCTTCCGACTCCGGACGTTGATGAAACTCCTGAATTAAATCCCGTTCTCCCAGCCATCGTTCTGCCAAAAGAGCCGCCATACAACCCGTTCCTGCCGCCGTTACTGCTTGGCGGTACTCGCGATCCTGCACGTCTCCCGCCGCAAAAACGCCATCTACACTCGTTGCCACAGAATCCGGTTGCGTCTTAATGTATCCCACCTCATCGAGATCGAGTTGCTCCTTAAACAGCGACGTATTCGGAGTATGGCCGATCGCGTAAAACAGTCCTCGTACTTCTAACTCTCTCACTTCTCCAGTTTGAGTATTGGAAATTTTCACCCCATTCATGCGATTGTTTTCACCAAAAACATCAACAGGTTCCGTATTCCAATGGACGGTGATTTTGGGATTTTTCAATACGCGATCCTGCATCGCTTTACTGGCACGCATTTCATCCCGTCGCACCAATAGATGCACGTGGGAACCGTATTTAGTTAAATACACCGCTTCCTCTGCTGCCGAGTCGCCACCGCCGACAACCGCGAGTTCTTCGCTTTTGAAAATGGGGGTTGCGCCGTCGCAAATGGCACAGGCAGAAATTCCATTACTCCAATACTGCGCTTCTGAGGGGAGGTTTAAGCGCTTGGCAGTGGCTCCTGTTGCGATAATCAAACTATGGGTTTTAACTTCTCTCTCCGCAGAACGGACGGTAAAGGGACGTTGGGAGAGATCCACCTCAACCACATCCTCTGTATAGCACTCCGTTCCCCAGCGTTCCGCTTGAGCCTTCATGCGATCCATTAATTTGGGGCCGGTGATACCTTCGGGGAAACCGGGAAAGTTTTCTACTTCCGTTGTTGTCATCAGTTGTCCTCCCGGCAACCCTCCGGCTTGAAAGCCTTCAAACATCAGGGGTTTTAGGTTTGCTCGCGCGGCATAAATAGCGGCGGTATATCCCGCAGGGCCCGAACCAATAATGACTAGATTTTCTATTGTATTGCTCATTTTTTAAATAAACTCATAACGACTACGCATTAAATAATAGTATAGCGTCTTCGATCCGCGATCGACGATCCAAGCGAGTGCTAAAAAGGAGAAATATAGATGCGCTGATTTCCCCCTTCCCCATCTGATGACTGAAAAGTCCCCGTGTCAGCCTCAGTCACAATTTAAATGCATAGAAGCTTATTTCAGGAGTAATCGTCTCGCGATCGCGCGGTGTAATTCCTTCGGATATACTTTTTTCATTACGCTGCGTTATCGCGCGATTGACACATCTCTTTAATAAACTTCTATGACTGCAACAACATCCCCTGGTATTGCCTCCCGTTTGGTGAATGGAATCCTTGCAATTAAACCCCTGGCAAATTTTGCGAAAACAAAGGCGCGTACAATGATGATCGATCGCGCGGAGGAAATGGGGGTTCCTTGGCGCAAGCGGGTGAAGGAGTTTGGAACCTACGAGTGGGATAGCCGTTTCCAGCAAGTGTGCGATTCTCAACTCACCTACCCGGACTATTATTTGACCTCGTTCCATGCTTACGATAGCGGGAATTTGAGCTGGAAAGCGGCGTGGGAAGTGGAATGTGCGGCGTATGCGGTTCACGCAAAGATTTGGCCCGATGCGGGGGTGAAAGGGGATGCGCAATTGCGACAAAGCTATCACGAGGTGATGACGCGGGAGATTCCCATTCAACCCGAAACCGTTCTCGATTTAGGGTGTGGCGTGGGGATGAGTACGTTTGCCTTGCAAGATGTTTATCGGTCGGCAAAGGTGACGGGGGTCGATCTTTCCCCTTATTTCCTCTCAGTGGCTCAGTACAATAGTGAAGAGCGCAATGCAGATATCGCTTGGAAACACGCTTCCGCAGAGGCGACGGGTTTGCAGTCGGGATCTTTTGATTTGGTGTCTGCTTGTTTGATGTTCCATGAATTGCCCCAGGAGGCATCGTTGCAAATTCTAACAGAAGCGCGGCGATTGTTGCGTCCGGGGGGATACTTGGCGATTATGGATATGAATCCAAGATCGGAGGTTTTTCTGAAAATGCCCCCTTATATTCTCACGTTGCTTAAGAGTACAGAACCCTATTTAGATCGGTATTTTAGTTTGGATTTCAGTCGCGCGATCGCGGATGCAGGATTTGAAACCCCCACCATCGCCTACAACAGTCCCCGCCACCGCACAATTATTGCCAAAACTCGCTAATTTAGTCCCCTTTTGTAAAGAATCGCATTTTAAATGTCGCAGTAATAAAAGTACAGTCCATTAACTGAATGTCAAAAACAATCCTAATCTATCGCGACGAACTCTTACCCTACTCCGAAACCTTCATCCCCGCTCAAGTGGAACAATATTCCCGCTACACCGGATTTTATGCGGGTACGTCTCGCCATCGCAAAGCCAACTATCCCTTACCCAAGGAACGAACTCTCGTTCTTAGCGATATTGCCAAACTCTCAGAAAAACGAAAAATCTTTTTCCTAGCAACGGGATACGGGTATCCGCAATGGTTTGAGCAGTTGCAGCAACTCTCCCCAAGCCTGATTCACGCACACTTTGGCTTGAGTGGTGTTTGGGCGCTTCCCATCGCCAAACGCCTTCAGGTTCCTTTAGTTGTGACGTTCCACGGCTACGATATCACGCTGAATGCTTGGAGCGCGAACCGCAGCGATATTTATGGACCCAAACCCCTTCCCCAGGTTTATCTGTGGCGGCGCAAGCGTTTGTTTAAGGAAGCGAGTTGCTGCATTGCCGTGTCGGAGTTTATTCGTTCTCAACTGATTGCCAAGGGATGTCCGCCAGAGAAAATTGAAGTGTGTTATATCGGCGTGGATGTGGAACGGTTTCGTCCGGATTTAACCCTTGCGCGTCAACCTGTGGTGCTGTTTGTGGGGCGATTGGTGGAAAAGAAGGGGTGTCAATATTTGATTCAAGCAATGGCTGCGGTGCAGTCGGCGATGCCGGAATTGGAATTGGTTGTTATTGGAGATGGAAAATTACGCGCGGATTTAGAGGCACAGGCGAAAGCTTCTTTGCAACACTACCGCTTTTTAGGGGTTCAATCCTCCGATGCGGTGCGGGAATGGATGAATCGTGCGTTAATGCTTTGCGTTCCCAGCGTTACCGATGCAACGGGGAATTCTGAAGGATTGCCGATTACGGTACTCGAAGCGCAAGCAATGCATCTTCCGGTGGTGGGTTCGATTCATGCAGGAATTCCCGAAGCGATTGTGGAGGGGGAAACGGGGTTATTAGCGGAAGAACGGAATGGACAGCAACTCGCTGAAAAGATTTTAACCTTTGCGGGGGACGAAGGGTTAAGGGAAAAGTGCGCGATCGCGGCGCGCCAACAAGTGGAACAAAAGTTCAATTTAAAACAGAATACAACTCAACTCGAAGCCTTGTACGATCGCCTTTTGAGTTAGAACCGATAGCTGGCACTAAAATAAAATCCATCGTCTTGTAAACTGGTTCCGCGATCGCGCACATTCACCAACGGCAGCGTAAAATCCAAACGTAGCGCAAGATTCTCCAACGGCGACCACAAAATCCCACTCCCTATCCCTGCAATGAATCGCTGTGACGGGAGTGTATTGGGATTGCCACTCCGATTCCACACCGTACCCATATCAAAAAAAGGCGCGAGTTGCACCACCGACTCACCCAACTCATTACTCACCAAAGTGATGCGATCTTCAATCGAGAAGCGAAACCCATTATCCCCAGAACGCGCATTTTGTCGAAACCCTCGCACCGACTGTCCCCCGCCAATAACAAACTGCTGCGAGGGAAGCAAGCTATCTGACGCGAGTTGCAAACTTCCCTGGACAAGCAATAAATTATTCGGACTCAAACGCTGTACGCGCTGCACCTGTCCCAACCAACTGAAAAAACGGCTATCAGGAGTGGGAGATTCATTTGTGGTTGCGCCCAAAATTCCCACGCCGAAATTAAACTGAGAACGAAACGCCCACGCCCCCGAAACGTCCCGTAGGGTATAATCCTGTCCGAAGCGAAAGACGCTCGTCGTGCTGCTGCCATCCGCCTCTGGCCCGATGCCAAAGGGGGTCGGTTGGTCGAAAACGAAGGTTTGACCATCCTTGTAGCTAAATCCCACCGAGAGGGCAAATTCCTCCCGTGGCGTGCGAATCAAGGGTTGGCGGAAATTAATTTCGTACAGTCCCGAACTCCCATCGATATCAAACTCATCAAAAGGAGATTGGGTAATTTC from Lusitaniella coriacea LEGE 07157 encodes:
- a CDS encoding DUF6272 family protein, with the protein product MTQIFGDFRENIPEDHEFLILGFSPSSIPIQQRWRNNGLSADFVADYLIAFFPGSDDDPQTQARQAEIKSAVNFIANELLENAMKFSNEQIHYPIKFGLHLLEETKVTVLLLTTNSLSISQSENFISFIDEFIHSDSQELYIQQLEKSAEDENNMTSGLGLLTMKNDYLANLGWKFEKIPQNADSLAVTTMVQLTI
- a CDS encoding glycosyltransferase is translated as MSKTILIYRDELLPYSETFIPAQVEQYSRYTGFYAGTSRHRKANYPLPKERTLVLSDIAKLSEKRKIFFLATGYGYPQWFEQLQQLSPSLIHAHFGLSGVWALPIAKRLQVPLVVTFHGYDITLNAWSANRSDIYGPKPLPQVYLWRRKRLFKEASCCIAVSEFIRSQLIAKGCPPEKIEVCYIGVDVERFRPDLTLARQPVVLFVGRLVEKKGCQYLIQAMAAVQSAMPELELVVIGDGKLRADLEAQAKASLQHYRFLGVQSSDAVREWMNRALMLCVPSVTDATGNSEGLPITVLEAQAMHLPVVGSIHAGIPEAIVEGETGLLAEERNGQQLAEKILTFAGDEGLREKCAIAARQQVEQKFNLKQNTTQLEALYDRLLS
- a CDS encoding ABC transporter ATP-binding protein — protein: MLYLKNLVYHPPATPEPILKGIDLQLAPQELGLVIGPSGSGKSTLLELLSGLAEPTSGGLFWRDRELTSLDLQWLGGLVFQFPERHFCGSSILEELRLGHPELSTEQVKTALQEVGLEHLSFSTSPNTLSGGQQRRLALAVQLIRQPNLLMLDEPTAGLDWSMRRQLVKLLAKLKIHWTLLVVTHDAGELLEIADRCWRISHGHLESVNPTELLSKKPQNIVSA
- a CDS encoding DUF3153 domain-containing protein, giving the protein MKFPRSRLRRRVRFFPSRLAFFSFLILSVLFLSGCVGYDVGIDVKGQYRGAIVQHIRLGEQLTAFNQVEAKKWLDTFERRAKALKGRTQNIDAQEMVVTIPFSNGEELVEKFNRFFSPNRQPSTTRDREVGFVRVQSRMQLNQSNWLLFERDRLQLTIDLRGLGVLSEDGALIVSPESLLDLDFSLTAPWGAKNIPSESGSVAPLVRKNGNQLIWQLQAGEVNGIEAVFWLPSYLAWGAIAIALLITTGFFLKYKRLPLSPATESDLSQS
- a CDS encoding slr1659 superfamily regulator, which translates into the protein MDIQEITGENYTVRYAPENTIIYFKGSLRLSGIAEYTPIANLVSQIVEEEPKRIILNLKELEFLNSSGISMLSKFIINLRKKQTIQVIVKGSDTIPWQGKSLKNLQRLMPSLILELE
- a CDS encoding class I SAM-dependent methyltransferase encodes the protein MTATTSPGIASRLVNGILAIKPLANFAKTKARTMMIDRAEEMGVPWRKRVKEFGTYEWDSRFQQVCDSQLTYPDYYLTSFHAYDSGNLSWKAAWEVECAAYAVHAKIWPDAGVKGDAQLRQSYHEVMTREIPIQPETVLDLGCGVGMSTFALQDVYRSAKVTGVDLSPYFLSVAQYNSEERNADIAWKHASAEATGLQSGSFDLVSACLMFHELPQEASLQILTEARRLLRPGGYLAIMDMNPRSEVFLKMPPYILTLLKSTEPYLDRYFSLDFSRAIADAGFETPTIAYNSPRHRTIIAKTR
- the rsmG gene encoding 16S rRNA (guanine(527)-N(7))-methyltransferase RsmG; this translates as MTQSSLPALPNLDNLWQTTLGWQPTPEQTHLMERLYEEILEGNRQLNLTRITEPKEFWEKHLWDSLAGVFARFPQDCALNVIDIGTGAGFPGLPHAIAHPTSSITLLDSTRKKIHFLDRLIADLGIANAIALLGRAEQIGRAPPHHQKYDLALLRAIGTASLCAQYALPFLKLGGTAILYRGRWSEQEQAELESGLHQWGGAIAAIEPLKLPLTQSTRHCIYIEKN
- the trxB gene encoding thioredoxin-disulfide reductase, with protein sequence MSNTIENLVIIGSGPAGYTAAIYAARANLKPLMFEGFQAGGLPGGQLMTTTEVENFPGFPEGITGPKLMDRMKAQAERWGTECYTEDVVEVDLSQRPFTVRSAEREVKTHSLIIATGATAKRLNLPSEAQYWSNGISACAICDGATPIFKSEELAVVGGGDSAAEEAVYLTKYGSHVHLLVRRDEMRASKAMQDRVLKNPKITVHWNTEPVDVFGENNRMNGVKISNTQTGEVRELEVRGLFYAIGHTPNTSLFKEQLDLDEVGYIKTQPDSVATSVDGVFAAGDVQDREYRQAVTAAGTGCMAALLAERWLGERDLIQEFHQRPESEECIAVEEEKTVADTEETFSLDATRHYGGYALRKLFHESDRVLLVKYISPNCGPCHTLKPILNKVVGEYDSKIHFIEIDIDAESEIAQNAQVTGTPTVQLFKDKELVQELKGVKQKSEYRHAIDKHL
- a CDS encoding FecR family protein yields the protein MGHKNRFVRLLGLMLCSFCLTCAIALPRTPAIAQQITQATVVEILDSDQVYIQNRKARRNSTAGRGQQIRTGRARVALRLNNNAGIRLGRNSSLIVGSQCVRLNRGRAIVGGPARGCVGSVVAVTRGTLYLMEKDAINQGHIKVLEGSVEILNLENLDEEPVSVAALEKLKISPEGTLGEVEPITTEELESILRVFSGLFRDFRLDLPDLDDFKSLLSQLGLSFLFSPSDPVRGLW